The Osmerus eperlanus chromosome 15, fOsmEpe2.1, whole genome shotgun sequence genome includes a window with the following:
- the foxh1 gene encoding forkhead box protein H1 yields the protein MTKHWGGQRLLALNALSYLRFPSLANHHDHQLDSTDNVYQWSSQSNIARRSLTQHWEYSQGQEPVQQSLRHEKPLQQEKPVKVRFTKVRAPMDKVMSPDDHRRPARPYLPTQLQLKDAQFKESEASARESWDRVKNGTGGRKKNYQRYPKPPYSYLAMIAMVIQNSPEKKLTLSEILKEIGTLFPFFKGNYKGWRDSVRHNLSSYDCFVKVLKDPGKPQGKGNFWAVEVSRVPVELLKRQNTAVSRQDETVFAQDLAPYILQGHPYRPDEEPHPAVVTALPPLPTRHPSLPLEDAYRPKLDSSFAIDSLLHSLRPASASGEPSRPRDPWGMEHPRPSPPLHPSYFSSTRSASASSASPASSSSDEDWRGASQGGKRPPEGETGSDGYEDCRAPPHKATRRGSAAPWELPTSYAKYAPPNAVAPPSMRFHAGPLMPLGSLPLYGYGGAPVAQGHFVGHAYWPILPSGHVSLQAPPLIMDLDSMLQSVPPNKSVFDLMGPQGPHQPPDQYSLQGGGPLSRYPQY from the exons ATGACAAAGcactgggggggacagaggctgTTGGCACTAAACGCCCTCTCCTACCTGCGCTTTCCAAGCCTGGCTAATCACCACGACCATCAACTTGACTCGACCGACAATGTGTACCAGTGGTCTTCTCAAAGCAACATAGCGAGGAGATCTCTAACCCAGCACTGGGAATACAGTCAAGGCCAGGAGCCAGTCCAACAGTCTCTCCGGCACGAGAAGCCTCTCCAACAGGAGAAGCCTGTCAAAGTCCGCTTCACAAAGGTCAGGGCGCCTATGGATAAAGTAATGTCGCCTGATGACCACCGCCGGCCTGCGCGGCCCTACTTACCGACACAGCTTCAGCTCAAAGATGCACAGTTCAAGGAATCTGAAGCTTCAGCCAGAGAGTCGTGGGACCGGGTGAAGAACGGAACCGGTGGCAGAAAAAAGAATTATCAACGCTACCCTAAACCACCGTACTCATATCTTGCAATGATTGCAATGGTCATCCAAAACTCCCCAGAAAAGAAATTGACGCTATCTGAG atCCTGAAGGAGATCGGCACTCTTTTTCCATTTTTCAAAGGGAATTACAAGGGCTGGCGGGACTCAGTTCGACACAACCTCTCCTCCTATGACTGCTTTGTGAAG GTGCTGAAGGACCCAGGGAAGCCCCAGGGCAAGGGCAACTTCTGGGCCGTGGAGGTGAGCCGCGTGCCCGTGGAGCTGCTCAAGAGGCAGAACACGGCCGTGTCCCGCCAGGACGAGACCGTCTTCGCCCAGGACCTGGCCCCTTACATCCTGCAGGGCCACCCCTACAGGCCTGACGAGGAACCCCACCCAGCAGTGGTCaccgccctgccccccctccccaccaggcacccttccctccccctggaGGACGCATACCGACCCAAGCTGGACTCTTCCTTCGCCATCGACTCACTGCTCCACAGCCTGAGGCCCGCCAGTGCAAGCGGGGAGCCCAGTCGTCCGAGAGACCCCTGGGGGATGGAACACCCTCGCCCGTCCCCTCCCTTGCATCCCAGCTACTTTTCATCCACCCGCAGCGCCTCAGCCAGCTCCGCCAGCCCAGCGTCCTCATCCTCCGACGAGGACTGGCGCGGGGCATCGCAGGGCGGGAAGCGCCCCCccgagggagagacggggtcggACGGCTACGAGGACTGCCGCGCCCCCCCGCACAAGGCCACCCGGCGAGGCTCCGCCGCTCCGTGGGAGCTCCCCACCTCGTACGCCAAGTACGCCCCGCCCAACGCCGTGGCCCCTCCCAGCATGCGTTTCCACGCGGGGCCATTGATGCCGCTGGGGAGCCTGCCTCTCTACGGCTACGGAGGGGCACCTGTCGCACAAGGCCACTTTGTAGGCCACGCCTACTGGCCCATCCTGCCCAGTGGGCATGTCTCCCTCCAGGCCCCGCCTCTCATTATGGACCTGGACAGCATGTTGCAGTCGGTTCCGCCCAataagagtgtgtttgacttgatgGGTCCTCAGGGCCCCCACCAGCCCCCGGATCAGTACAGTCTGCAGGGGGGCGGGCCCCTAAGCCGCTACCCCCAGTACTGA
- the ppp1r16a gene encoding protein phosphatase 1 regulatory subunit 16A: MAEHAELLAEMATVGRLSAAERVKHAQKRRTQQLKGWAQMEKDTARGGKGGNKGDKKKGRTRRVVFPSNITLLEASARNDLEEVREMLNSGVSPDLYNEDGLTALHQCCIDDFVEMAKCLLDAGASVNACDSELWTPLHAAATCGHTGLVQLLVQGGADLLVVNADGNMPYDICEDEATLELLEMVMTEQGITQDRIYEVRGAKEMEMLRVLRAQVEGGADLNAQDEHGATLLHIAAANGYLSVGELLLEHSIDVELKDTDGWTSLHAATYWGQIQMVELLVANGASLDSKTSLEETPLDLCVDEEMRAKMMDLKHKHDAIMKSQDRHKGTLQRQASSTSSRGKVVRRVSVNERSSLYRREHHKEAMVWQERGRQPEPQDEDEDRQTDNELNQHAAMTAGAGAMTRLEEMEKMESSLGNGGTPLALSASVPGEMWAGGGIMDRSASYQLSPPSGSGPTSGEGEGSDSMTREKSHHTLADLKRQRAAAKLHKHPAPPPPLTPPAEEEPPASPFPELTTPAPHEAPSPEELASPNAVYFTPASGDPPLLKLKAPEEDTSNTKEPCCGIM; the protein is encoded by the exons ATGGCGGAGCACGCCGAGCTGCTGGCTGAGATGGCCACCGTGGGGCGTCTGAGCGCCGCCGAGCGTGTCAAACATGCCCAGAAGCGTCGCACCCAGCAGCTGAAAGGCTGGGCCCAGATGGAGAAGGACACGGCCCGGGGGGGCAAGGGAGGCAACAAAGGAGACAAGAAGAAGGGGCGCACGCGGCGGGTGGTCTTCCCCAGCAACATCACCCTGCTGGAGGCCTCCGCCCGCAACGacctggaggagg TCAGGGAGATGCTGAACAGTGGAGTCAGCCCAGATCTTTACAACGAGGATGGGCTCACTGCCCtgcaccag TGTTGCATAGATGACTTTGTGGAGATGGCCAAGTGCCTGCTGGACGCGGGAGCGAGCGTGAACGCCTGCGACAGTGAGCTGTGGACGCCCCTCCACGCTGCTGCCACCTGTGGACACACGGGGCTAGTGCAGCTCCTAGTGCAGGG cggGGCCGACCTGCTGGTGGTGAACGCGGACGGGAACATGCCCTACGACATCTGTGAGGACGAGGCCACGCTGGAGCTCCTAGAGATGGTCATGACGGAGCAGG gtataACTCAGGACCGTATCTATGAGGTCCGGGGGGCCAAAGAGATGGAGATGCTGAGAGTCTTGCGGgcgcaggtggaggggggagcagaCCTCAACGCCCAGGACGAACACGGAGCTACGCTG ctCCACATCGCAGCAGCTAATGGCTACCTGTCAGTGGGAGAGTTGCTGCTGGAGCACAGCATTGATGTGGAGCTGAAGGACACTGATGGCTGGACTTCCCTGCATGCTGCCACCTACTGGGGACAG ATTCAGATGGTGGAGCTCTTGGTGGCTAACGGGGCCAGCCTCGACAGCAAGACCTCCTTGGAGGAGACGCCGCTGG ACCTGTGTGTGGACGAGGAGATGAGAGCCAAGATGATGGATCTGAAGCACAAACATGACGCCATCATGAAGAGCCAGGACCGGCACAAGGGCACCCTGCAGAGACAGGcctccagcaccagcagccgagg gaaGGTGGTGCGTCGCGTGAGCGTCAACGAGCGCTCCAGCCTGTACCGGCGGGAGCACCACAAGGAGGCCATGGTGTGGCAGGAGAGAGGCCGGCAGCCCGAGCCccaggacgaggacgaggacagGCAGACGGACAACGAGCTCAACCAGCACGCCGCCAtg ACCGCTGGAGCAGGGGCCATGACCAgactggaggagatggagaagatggagtccagcctggggaacGGGGGAACGCCCTTGGCCCTGTCGGCCTCGGTTCCTGGGGAGatgtgggctggggggggcatcATGGATCGCAGCGCCTCGTACCAGCTCAGCCCCCCCTCTGGGTCGGGGCCCAcgtcaggggagggggagggctccGACAGCATGACCAGGGAGAAGTCCCACCACACCCTAGCAGACCTGAAACGCCAGCGGGCGGCAGCCAAGCTTCACAAGCACCCGGCGCCCCCGccgcctctcacccctcccgcAGAGGAggagcccccagcctcaccctttCCAGAGCTGACCACACCTGCCCCCCACGAGGCCCCCAGCCCAGAGGAGCTGGCTAGCCCCAACGCGGTGTACTTCACCCCAGCAAGTGGAGACCCTCCCCTGCTTAAACTCAAAGCCCCTGAAGAGGACACCTCCAACACCAAGGAGCCCTGCTGTGGAATCATGTAG